The Victivallis sp. Marseille-Q1083 DNA window TCAATAACTGTATTGAAAAGGAACGGAAGGTGCGGTTACGGGAAAGTTGATAGATCAATGAAAAACATGTTGCTGCTGATACTTGCATTTTTAGGTTTCGTCCTTCGGACGGAAGCCATGTCGATCGTTGTCGACGGAGTCCCCCTCGGTTCGATTTACAGTGCTGAAGAGGCCGATGAATTGGAATGGAAGGCCGCGACGGAACTGCGAAAATATCTTCGTGCGGTATCGGGTGCCGAATTGGCCGTTTCCCGGACGGAAACTCCGCAAACCATGATTTATGTCGGGAAAAGCGCCTTGCCGGAGGACTGGCGGGAAGTCCTCCGGCCGGGTGAAATCCGAATGCTAGAGAAAGGCGGGGAACTCTTTTTGTATGGGGAAAAACCGGCCGCCACCCTGTACTGTATTTATGAATTCATCGAACGGCAGCTGGGGGGGCGTTTTCTTGATCCTTGCAATGATATTGAAGATATCCCGCCGCAGAATACGCTGGAGATTCCGGATGGCCTGAGGTATGCTTATGCGCCGCGATTTACGACTCGCTCCTTATACGACGATCCGCGTTTTATGTATAAAGTCCGTTCCAACGGCTGCTCACCGGATGGAACCCTCAGCATTCTGGTCGGCTTCTGCCATACTTTCGAGCAGTTGATTCCGCCGTCGCAGTACTATGACGCGCATCCGGAATGGTTCGCCATGCGTGATGGCGTCCGGCTGAAAAACGATGCGCAATTATGCCTGGCAAATGACGAAATGCGGGCGGAATTGATCAAAAACGCCCTGGCAAAGCTTGCCGCCCAGCTCGAAGTATATCCCGGAACCCGTTATATCTCCATCAGCCAGAATGACAATAATTTGTATTGCACCTGCGAAGCGTGCGCCGCAGTGGACGCGGCGGCCGGTTCCCCGTCCGGCAGCCTGATTCATTTCGTCAACCTGGTCGCCGAAGAGATTGAAAAAAAGTACCCGGACATTCTCGTCGAGACCTTAGCCTATCAATACTCCTCGGTACCGCCGAAAAATCTGCGGCCGCGTCATAACGTCATGATCCGCCTTTGTACCGACCAATGCGTTTTCAACCGCCCTTTTTCCGCCCCGGAGAATCGGAATTTTTTCACCCATCTGACGCAATGGAGTCAAATTGCCACCCACCTGGGCGTTTGGCATTATGTCGGCAATTTCGGTTGCGCCTATATTCCTTACGCAAATCTGTATCCGTTGCGGGAGCAGCTTGAGACGCTGGCGGCACACCAAGTCACCTATTTGTATTTACAAGGCGCGTACAATG harbors:
- a CDS encoding DUF4838 domain-containing protein → MKNMLLLILAFLGFVLRTEAMSIVVDGVPLGSIYSAEEADELEWKAATELRKYLRAVSGAELAVSRTETPQTMIYVGKSALPEDWREVLRPGEIRMLEKGGELFLYGEKPAATLYCIYEFIERQLGGRFLDPCNDIEDIPPQNTLEIPDGLRYAYAPRFTTRSLYDDPRFMYKVRSNGCSPDGTLSILVGFCHTFEQLIPPSQYYDAHPEWFAMRDGVRLKNDAQLCLANDEMRAELIKNALAKLAAQLEVYPGTRYISISQNDNNLYCTCEACAAVDAAAGSPSGSLIHFVNLVAEEIEKKYPDILVETLAYQYSSVPPKNLRPRHNVMIRLCTDQCVFNRPFSAPENRNFFTHLTQWSQIATHLGVWHYVGNFGCAYIPYANLYPLREQLETLAAHQVTYLYLQGAYNEFFAMRNYIYRHLLWDQSYDVRVLAKEFAERYYGEAAPEILAYLDLLEAEAARPGAVIRTLGTGSTEGWLSLDGLLKGRTMMERALAKSAGNAEVHRRVRQVAFALDVATLLRGEYAGFNRDRDRYPPLDLDAVLDSVASAWEELQIPGFTACRVDALRKRIAQRTFGAKPDFCREVPDSDYLEFTAEDLTEKTIDDPKAAGGKALKYDVAGGWYFQMDLPVCSAVENYKWSVYVSLYCEAEYANGALPAFAFGTCGATDSEVTGSYGQYVGGDYRWLKIGTFNLNAPNKLWAANQPGTTTYIDRIVLVREPEP